In a genomic window of Streptomyces noursei ATCC 11455:
- a CDS encoding DUF47 domain-containing protein has product MRFRLTPRETSFYDMFAASADNIVTGSKLLMELLGADASARAEIAERMRAAEHAGDDATHAIFHQLNSSFITPFDREDIYALASSLDDIMDFMEEAVDLVVLYKIEELPKGIEQQIEVLARAAELTAEAMPNLRTMSNLTEYWIEVNRLENQADQIHRKLLAHLFNGKYDAIEVLKLKQIVDILEEAADAFEHVANTVETIAVKES; this is encoded by the coding sequence GTGCGCTTTCGTCTGACCCCCAGGGAGACGAGCTTCTATGACATGTTCGCGGCGTCCGCCGACAACATCGTCACCGGCTCCAAGCTCCTGATGGAACTGCTCGGGGCGGACGCCTCCGCACGGGCCGAGATCGCCGAACGGATGCGGGCGGCGGAGCACGCGGGGGACGACGCGACGCACGCGATCTTCCACCAGCTGAACTCCTCGTTCATCACGCCGTTCGACCGCGAGGACATCTACGCCCTCGCCTCGTCGCTCGACGACATCATGGACTTCATGGAGGAGGCCGTCGACCTGGTCGTCCTCTACAAGATCGAGGAGCTCCCCAAGGGCATCGAGCAGCAGATCGAGGTGCTGGCGCGGGCGGCCGAACTGACCGCCGAGGCCATGCCGAACCTCCGCACGATGTCGAACCTCACCGAGTACTGGATCGAGGTCAACCGCCTGGAGAACCAGGCCGACCAGATCCACCGCAAGCTGCTCGCGCACCTCTTCAACGGCAAGTACGACGCCATCGAGGTGCTCAAGCTCAAGCAGATCGTGGACATCCTGGAGGAGGCGGCGGACGCCTTCGAGCACGTCGCCAACACCGTCGAGACCATCGCGGTCAAGGAGTCCTGA
- the pstC gene encoding phosphate ABC transporter permease subunit PstC has translation MDYSTSPLSETPPPPPAAASVSGRTVRPGDRIFLGLSRGSGIALLVIMAAIAAFLTYRSVLAISGDKSNFFTTLDWNATGTEPKFGIAVLAFGTVVSSVIAMAIAVPVAVGIALFISHYAPRKLASPLGYVIDLLAAVPSIVYGLWGALFLVPHLSGLYGWLNDYLGWTGIFSYGNGAARSLFTVGILLAIMILPIVTSVSREVFLQVPRMHEEAALALGATRWEVIRMSVLPFGRSGVISASMLGLGRALGETMAVATVLSPSFLISASLLDPGGGTFAQNIASKFSEADTFGQDALIASGLVLFVITLLVNGAARLIIARRKEYSGASS, from the coding sequence ATGGACTACTCCACATCGCCACTATCCGAAACACCGCCACCGCCACCGGCCGCCGCCTCGGTGTCCGGCCGGACGGTCCGCCCGGGTGACCGGATCTTCCTCGGGCTCTCCCGGGGCTCCGGCATCGCCCTCCTGGTGATCATGGCCGCCATCGCGGCCTTCCTCACCTACCGCTCGGTGCTCGCCATATCCGGCGACAAGAGCAACTTCTTCACCACCCTCGACTGGAACGCCACCGGCACCGAGCCCAAGTTCGGCATCGCGGTGCTGGCCTTCGGCACGGTCGTCAGCTCGGTGATCGCGATGGCCATCGCGGTACCGGTCGCGGTCGGCATCGCGCTGTTCATCTCGCACTACGCACCGCGCAAGCTGGCCTCCCCGCTGGGCTACGTCATCGACCTGCTCGCCGCCGTCCCCAGCATCGTCTACGGCCTGTGGGGCGCGCTCTTCCTCGTGCCGCACCTGAGCGGCCTGTACGGCTGGCTGAACGACTACCTCGGCTGGACCGGGATCTTCAGCTACGGCAACGGCGCCGCCCGTTCGCTGTTCACCGTCGGCATCCTGCTCGCGATCATGATCCTGCCGATCGTGACCAGCGTCAGCCGGGAAGTCTTCCTCCAGGTCCCGCGGATGCACGAGGAGGCCGCGCTGGCCCTCGGCGCCACCCGCTGGGAAGTCATCCGGATGTCGGTGCTCCCCTTCGGCCGCTCCGGCGTCATCAGCGCCTCCATGCTCGGCCTGGGCCGCGCGCTGGGCGAGACGATGGCGGTCGCCACGGTCCTCTCCCCGAGCTTCCTGATCAGCGCCAGCCTGCTGGACCCGGGCGGCGGCACCTTCGCGCAGAACATCGCCAGCAAGTTCAGCGAGGCCGACACCTTCGGCCAGGACGCCCTGATCGCCTCCGGCCTCGTCCTCTTCGTGATCACCCTGCTCGTCAACGGCGCCGCACGGCTGATCATCGCCCGCCGCAAGGAGTACTCGGGGGCCTCCTCATGA
- the pstA gene encoding phosphate ABC transporter permease PstA, with protein MTVATSHRHRKVAGSRPPLALQQSRLPRWTLPVLALVAVGAGCGIGLAAGLDSTVQWGLIAALLFVVVTFLLTTAVEGTRQAKDRLATSVVWTAFLLAVVPLASLLWETVARGTKVLDGYFLSHSMGTLPDALPGGGVYHAIIGTLEQVGLATLIAAPLGLLTAIYLVEYGRGRLAKVVTFFVDVMTGIPSIVAGLFVLSVWILILGFGPSGFAGSMALAILMMPVVVRSTEEMLKLVPNELREASLALGVPKWRTILKVVLPTSIGGITTGVMLAIARITGETAPVLLLVWGAKTINNNPFDGAQQSLPLYVFQQWQQGSDASYDRAWAAALVLIAFVMVLNLVARGIARWKAPKAGR; from the coding sequence ATGACCGTCGCCACCAGCCACCGCCACCGCAAGGTCGCCGGGTCCCGCCCCCCGCTCGCGCTCCAGCAGTCCCGGCTGCCCCGCTGGACCCTGCCGGTCCTCGCCCTGGTCGCCGTCGGCGCCGGCTGCGGCATCGGCCTGGCCGCCGGCCTGGACTCGACCGTCCAGTGGGGCCTGATCGCCGCGCTGCTCTTCGTCGTCGTGACGTTTCTGCTGACCACGGCCGTCGAGGGCACCCGCCAGGCCAAGGACCGGCTGGCCACCAGCGTCGTGTGGACCGCCTTCCTGCTCGCCGTGGTCCCGCTCGCCTCCCTGCTGTGGGAGACCGTCGCCCGCGGCACCAAGGTCCTGGACGGCTACTTCCTGTCCCACTCGATGGGCACGCTCCCCGACGCGCTGCCGGGCGGCGGCGTGTACCACGCGATCATCGGCACTCTGGAGCAGGTCGGCCTGGCGACCCTGATCGCCGCCCCGCTCGGCCTGCTGACCGCGATCTACCTCGTCGAGTACGGCCGCGGCAGGCTCGCGAAGGTCGTCACCTTCTTCGTGGACGTGATGACCGGCATCCCGTCGATCGTCGCCGGCCTGTTCGTCCTCTCCGTGTGGATCCTGATCCTCGGCTTCGGCCCGTCCGGCTTCGCCGGCTCGATGGCCCTGGCGATCCTCATGATGCCGGTCGTGGTCCGCTCCACCGAGGAGATGCTCAAGCTCGTCCCGAACGAGCTGCGCGAGGCGTCCCTGGCCCTCGGCGTCCCCAAGTGGCGCACGATCCTCAAGGTCGTCCTGCCCACGTCGATCGGCGGCATCACCACCGGCGTGATGCTCGCCATCGCCCGCATCACCGGCGAGACCGCCCCGGTGCTGCTGCTGGTGTGGGGCGCCAAGACGATCAACAACAACCCCTTCGACGGCGCCCAGCAGTCCCTGCCGCTCTACGTCTTCCAGCAGTGGCAGCAGGGCTCCGACGCCTCCTACGACCGGGCCTGGGCCGCGGCACTCGTGCTGATCGCCTTCGTCATGGTCCTCAATCTGGTGGCCCGCGGCATCGCCCGCTGGAAGGCCCCCAAAGCCGGCCGCTGA
- a CDS encoding C40 family peptidase has protein sequence MRKFWTTGGLGVGLLLLLVGLLVIGTYGAAAGLAGAAGRAVGLAKGAVPAAYQSLVQKWGTLCPAINPALLAAQLYQESGWNAHAQSPADARGIAQFIPGTWATHGIDGNGDGKKDIWDPEDAIPSAASYDCELASYVKDAAGNATANMLAAYNAGAYRVIQYNGVPPYQETQNYVKTITTLAKSFEAPVGPVAPSRQAAAAIYFAQGKLGTPYLWGGNGTADQGGRFDCSGLTKAAYESVGIELPRVANDQWNAGAHPKRNELLPGDLVFFAYDLNDPRSIHHVGLYVGGGYMINAPYTGAVIRFDKIDTPDYIGATRVTSDGAKALPTGNAG, from the coding sequence GTGCGGAAATTCTGGACGACCGGCGGGCTCGGGGTGGGGCTGTTGCTCCTCCTGGTCGGGCTGCTCGTGATCGGGACGTACGGGGCGGCGGCCGGACTGGCGGGCGCCGCCGGCCGGGCGGTCGGGCTGGCCAAGGGGGCGGTGCCGGCCGCGTACCAGTCGCTGGTCCAGAAGTGGGGGACGCTCTGCCCGGCCATCAACCCGGCGCTGCTGGCGGCCCAGCTCTATCAGGAGAGCGGCTGGAACGCGCATGCGCAGAGCCCCGCGGACGCGCGCGGCATAGCGCAGTTCATCCCGGGGACGTGGGCCACCCACGGCATCGACGGCAACGGCGACGGCAAGAAGGACATCTGGGATCCGGAGGACGCCATTCCGTCGGCCGCCTCGTACGACTGTGAACTGGCCAGTTATGTGAAGGACGCGGCGGGCAACGCCACCGCGAACATGCTCGCGGCGTACAACGCGGGCGCGTACCGGGTCATCCAGTACAACGGCGTCCCGCCCTACCAGGAGACGCAGAACTACGTGAAGACCATCACGACGCTGGCCAAGAGCTTCGAGGCGCCGGTCGGCCCGGTGGCGCCGTCCCGGCAGGCCGCGGCGGCCATCTACTTCGCGCAGGGGAAGCTCGGCACGCCCTATCTGTGGGGCGGCAACGGAACGGCGGACCAGGGCGGGCGGTTCGACTGCTCCGGCCTGACCAAGGCCGCGTACGAGTCGGTGGGCATCGAGCTGCCGCGGGTGGCCAACGACCAGTGGAACGCCGGTGCGCACCCGAAACGGAACGAGCTGCTCCCCGGCGACCTGGTGTTCTTCGCCTACGACCTGAACGACCCGCGGTCCATCCACCACGTGGGCCTCTATGTCGGCGGTGGATACATGATCAACGCGCCCTACACCGGCGCGGTGATCCGGTTCGACAAGATCGACACACCGGACTACATCGGCGCCACCCGCGTGACGTCGGATGGCGCGAAAGCGCTCCCCACCGGGAACGCCGGGTGA
- the pstB gene encoding phosphate ABC transporter ATP-binding protein PstB, giving the protein MAKRIDVSGLNAYYGAHKAIDDISMTVEPRSVTAFIGPSGCGKSTFLRTLNRMHEVTPGGRVEGKVLLDDENLYGAGVDPVAVRRTVGMVFQRPNPFPTMSIFDNVAAGLRLNGKYRKSELKDIVERSLKGANLWNEVKDRLNKPGSGLSGGQQQRLCIARAIAVEPQVLLMDEPCSALDPISTLAIEDLIGELKERFTIVIVTHNMQQAARVSDRTAFFNLAAVGKPGKLIEIDETERIFSNPSVQATEDYISGRFG; this is encoded by the coding sequence ATGGCCAAGCGAATCGACGTCAGCGGCCTGAACGCGTACTACGGTGCCCACAAGGCCATCGACGACATCTCCATGACCGTCGAGCCCCGCTCGGTGACCGCCTTCATCGGCCCCTCCGGCTGCGGCAAGTCGACCTTCCTGCGCACCCTGAACCGGATGCACGAGGTCACCCCCGGCGGCCGCGTCGAGGGCAAGGTGCTGCTGGACGACGAGAACCTCTACGGCGCCGGCGTCGACCCGGTCGCCGTCCGCCGCACCGTCGGCATGGTCTTCCAGCGCCCCAACCCGTTCCCGACGATGTCGATCTTCGACAACGTCGCGGCCGGCCTCCGCCTCAACGGCAAGTACCGCAAGAGCGAGCTGAAGGACATCGTCGAGCGCTCCCTCAAGGGCGCCAACCTCTGGAACGAGGTCAAGGACCGCCTGAACAAGCCCGGCTCGGGCCTGTCCGGCGGCCAGCAGCAGCGGCTGTGCATCGCCCGCGCCATCGCGGTCGAGCCGCAGGTGCTGCTGATGGACGAGCCCTGCTCGGCGCTCGACCCGATCTCCACCCTCGCCATCGAGGACCTGATCGGGGAGCTCAAGGAGCGCTTCACGATCGTCATCGTGACGCACAACATGCAGCAGGCCGCGCGCGTCTCGGACCGCACGGCGTTCTTCAACCTCGCGGCCGTCGGCAAGCCCGGCAAGCTCATCGAGATCGACGAGACCGAGCGGATCTTCTCCAACCCCTCGGTCCAGGCCACGGAGGACTACATCTCCGGCCGCTTCGGCTAG
- a CDS encoding inorganic phosphate transporter, with protein MDTFALVVTIAVALGFTYTNGFHDSANAIATSVSTRALTPRAALAMAAVMNLAGAFLGSGVAKTVSEGLIATPHGDKGMGILFAALLGAVVWNLVTWYFGLPSSSSHALFGGMVGAALAGGTQVIWSGVVEKVVLPMFISPVIGLVLGYLVMVVILWLFRKANPHKAKRGFRIAQTVSAAGMALGHGLQDAQKTMGIVVMALVIADVEKADDAIPLWVKLACAITMSLGTYAGGWRIMRTLGRRIIELDPPQGFAAETTSASVMYVASFMFHAPISTTHVITASIMGVGSTKRPRAVRWGVAKNIVMGWFITMPAAALVAGLAFWLIKLAFG; from the coding sequence ATGGACACCTTCGCACTCGTCGTGACCATTGCGGTCGCACTCGGTTTCACCTATACCAACGGCTTCCACGACTCGGCGAACGCGATCGCGACCTCGGTCTCGACGCGGGCCCTGACCCCGCGCGCCGCGCTGGCGATGGCGGCCGTGATGAACCTCGCCGGTGCCTTCCTGGGCAGCGGCGTCGCCAAGACGGTCAGCGAGGGGCTGATCGCGACCCCGCACGGCGACAAGGGGATGGGCATCCTCTTCGCCGCGCTGCTCGGCGCGGTGGTCTGGAACCTCGTCACCTGGTACTTCGGCCTGCCGTCGTCCTCCTCGCACGCGCTGTTCGGCGGCATGGTCGGGGCGGCGCTGGCCGGCGGGACGCAGGTGATCTGGTCCGGCGTGGTCGAGAAGGTCGTCCTGCCGATGTTCATCTCGCCGGTGATCGGGCTGGTGCTCGGCTACCTCGTGATGGTCGTGATCCTGTGGCTGTTCCGGAAGGCCAACCCGCACAAGGCCAAGCGCGGCTTCCGCATAGCGCAGACCGTCTCGGCCGCGGGCATGGCACTCGGGCACGGCCTGCAGGACGCCCAGAAGACCATGGGCATCGTGGTGATGGCCCTGGTCATCGCCGATGTCGAGAAGGCCGACGACGCCATTCCGCTGTGGGTCAAGCTGGCCTGCGCGATCACCATGTCGCTCGGTACCTACGCGGGCGGTTGGCGCATCATGCGGACGCTGGGCCGGCGGATCATCGAGCTGGACCCGCCGCAGGGCTTCGCCGCGGAGACCACGTCCGCCTCGGTGATGTACGTGGCGTCCTTCATGTTCCACGCGCCGATCTCCACCACGCACGTGATCACCGCCTCGATCATGGGCGTGGGCTCGACCAAGCGCCCGCGCGCGGTGCGCTGGGGCGTGGCCAAGAACATCGTGATGGGCTGGTTCATCACCATGCCGGCCGCGGCGCTGGTCGCCGGTCTGGCGTTCTGGCTGATCAAGCTGGCGTTCGGCTGA
- a CDS encoding FAD-binding oxidoreductase translates to MKRRTLLTAGGGIAATSLAWATGCGSGGRPAAAASSTGTTTGAMSTAATAKSPATQAAWSALGKGLDGDLIRTTDAAYASARRLYNTRFDNLKPSAIAYVEHPGDIAECLAFARRYNAPVAIRSGGHSYAGFSSGDGKLVIDVSALNKVGAPSGGTTRIGAGAKLIDVYEGLAPHGVTVPGGSCPTVGISGLTLGGGHGVVSRAYGLTCDSLVGATVVTADGKTVDCDQDHHPDLFWALRGAGNGNFGVVTELRFRTHPAPRAVMAYMTWPWAKAAAVLGSWQKWGPDQADEIWSAAHFDARPGGTPAVSVAAFSLGGYRDLQNAVDKLADQPGGPGPATRVSLTPIGYLDAMEAYAGCSSKSTAQCHMPGTLPGHTGDGKLGRETYAARSHFFDRSLSAAGIQTLLAQIESGGRKGVTGNVALTALGGAINRVGTGDTAFVHRRSRFLAQYLASWPAGGSGATRTAWLDAFHGAMRRHSSGAAYQNYTDPGLSDWKSAYYGAGAARLDKVKQTYDPQRLFSTFAQAL, encoded by the coding sequence GTGAAGCGGCGCACACTCCTGACGGCCGGCGGCGGAATCGCGGCCACCTCCCTCGCCTGGGCCACCGGCTGCGGCTCGGGCGGGCGCCCCGCCGCGGCGGCCTCCTCCACCGGCACCACCACAGGAGCCATGAGCACCGCGGCCACCGCCAAGAGCCCCGCCACCCAGGCCGCCTGGAGCGCGCTCGGCAAGGGCCTGGACGGCGACCTGATACGCACGACCGACGCTGCCTACGCCTCCGCCCGCCGCCTGTACAACACCCGCTTCGACAACCTGAAGCCGTCCGCCATCGCCTACGTCGAGCACCCCGGCGACATCGCCGAGTGCCTGGCCTTCGCCCGGCGTTACAACGCCCCCGTCGCCATCCGCAGCGGCGGCCACTCCTACGCCGGCTTCTCCAGCGGCGACGGCAAGCTCGTCATCGACGTCTCGGCGCTGAACAAGGTCGGCGCGCCGTCCGGCGGGACCACCCGGATCGGCGCCGGCGCCAAGCTCATCGACGTCTACGAGGGACTCGCCCCGCACGGCGTCACGGTCCCCGGCGGCTCCTGCCCCACCGTCGGCATATCCGGGCTGACGCTCGGCGGCGGCCACGGCGTGGTCTCCCGCGCGTACGGCCTGACCTGCGACAGCCTGGTCGGCGCGACCGTCGTCACGGCCGACGGCAAGACCGTCGACTGCGACCAGGACCACCACCCCGACCTCTTCTGGGCGCTGCGCGGCGCCGGCAACGGCAACTTCGGCGTGGTCACCGAGCTCCGCTTCCGCACCCACCCGGCGCCCCGCGCGGTGATGGCGTACATGACCTGGCCGTGGGCGAAGGCCGCGGCGGTGCTGGGCTCCTGGCAGAAGTGGGGCCCGGACCAGGCCGACGAGATATGGTCCGCCGCCCACTTCGACGCCCGCCCCGGCGGCACCCCGGCCGTCTCCGTCGCGGCCTTCTCCCTCGGCGGCTACCGCGACCTGCAGAACGCCGTGGACAAGCTCGCCGACCAGCCCGGCGGCCCCGGCCCCGCCACCCGCGTCAGCCTCACCCCGATCGGCTACCTGGACGCGATGGAGGCGTACGCGGGCTGCTCCTCCAAGTCCACCGCGCAGTGCCACATGCCGGGCACGCTCCCCGGCCACACCGGGGACGGAAAGCTGGGCCGGGAGACCTACGCCGCCCGCTCGCACTTCTTCGACCGCTCGCTGTCCGCGGCGGGCATCCAGACCCTGCTGGCGCAGATCGAGAGCGGCGGCCGCAAGGGCGTCACCGGCAACGTCGCGCTGACCGCGCTGGGCGGCGCGATCAACCGCGTGGGCACCGGCGACACCGCCTTCGTCCACCGCCGGTCCCGCTTCCTCGCCCAGTACCTGGCGTCCTGGCCGGCCGGCGGCTCCGGCGCCACCCGCACCGCCTGGCTGGACGCCTTCCACGGCGCGATGCGCCGCCACTCCTCGGGCGCGGCGTACCAGAACTACACCGACCCCGGCCTGTCCGACTGGAAGTCGGCCTACTACGGCGCGGGCGCCGCCCGCCTCGACAAGGTCAAGCAGACCTACGACCCGCAGCGGCTGTTCAGCACCTTCGCCCAGGCCCTCTGA
- a CDS encoding C40 family peptidase, with product MLCATGLLGGTATAAQRTPAPTPPPGGDARHLDEVRKEIEGLYRTAERATEEYNAAEEQVQLQQKKIVELARTIDAAQQRLAALKRRAGALASAQYRTGGIPPEAKLVLSADPEIFLANADLARKGQQAVKGVISQLTHLKSDLQDYAEDASHRWEELEANRKKKDAARKEINDKIDAAKELESRLAAKEKERLRKLEDDQALLAQQKWLDSGVLKDISNKASEQGKKAISYATSQIGKDYVWGAVGPDTFDCSGLTLRSWQAAGHTIPRTSQEQWRVLPRVPLKDMRPGDLIIYFSDASHVGMYLGDGAIVHAPRPGRQVTITGAGSMPILGVVRPDGGTAD from the coding sequence GTGCTCTGTGCCACGGGGTTGCTCGGCGGGACGGCGACGGCGGCGCAGCGGACCCCGGCCCCGACGCCGCCCCCCGGGGGCGACGCCCGCCACCTCGACGAGGTGCGCAAGGAGATCGAGGGCCTCTACCGCACGGCGGAGCGGGCCACCGAGGAGTACAACGCCGCCGAGGAGCAGGTCCAGCTCCAGCAGAAGAAGATCGTCGAGCTGGCCCGCACCATCGACGCCGCCCAGCAGCGGCTGGCCGCCCTGAAGCGCCGGGCCGGCGCGCTGGCCAGTGCCCAGTACCGCACCGGGGGCATTCCCCCCGAGGCGAAGCTGGTGCTCAGCGCCGACCCGGAGATCTTTCTCGCCAATGCCGATCTCGCCCGCAAGGGGCAACAGGCCGTCAAGGGCGTGATCAGTCAACTCACGCACCTCAAAAGCGACTTGCAGGATTACGCCGAGGACGCCAGTCACCGCTGGGAGGAGCTGGAGGCCAACCGCAAGAAGAAGGACGCCGCCCGTAAGGAGATCAACGACAAGATCGACGCGGCGAAAGAACTGGAATCCCGGCTGGCCGCCAAGGAAAAGGAACGGCTGCGGAAACTGGAGGACGACCAGGCGCTGCTGGCCCAGCAGAAATGGCTCGACTCCGGCGTACTCAAAGACATCAGCAACAAAGCGTCCGAGCAGGGCAAGAAGGCTATTTCGTACGCCACTTCGCAGATCGGCAAGGATTACGTCTGGGGCGCCGTGGGCCCGGACACCTTCGACTGCTCCGGGCTGACCCTGCGCTCCTGGCAGGCCGCCGGCCACACGATTCCGCGGACCTCGCAGGAGCAGTGGCGAGTGCTGCCCCGGGTGCCGCTCAAGGATATGCGTCCGGGCGACCTCATCATCTATTTCTCCGATGCCAGCCACGTCGGGATGTACCTCGGCGACGGCGCGATCGTGCACGCCCCGAGGCCGGGCCGGCAGGTGACGATCACGGGCGCCGGCTCGATGCCGATCCTCGGCGTCGTCCGCCCGGACGGGGGCACCGCCGACTGA
- a CDS encoding metal-sensitive transcriptional regulator yields MTTTDAGTSGGTAAAAACHGPQSESDPRLGAGSVTDTAAESPAPGGHGYAKQKDAHIKRLRRIEGQIRGLQRMLEEDVYCIDILTQVSASTKGLQSFGLQLLEEHLRHCVADAAAKGPDAIDAKVQEATKAIERMLRS; encoded by the coding sequence ATGACGACCACGGACGCGGGCACCAGCGGCGGCACCGCAGCCGCCGCGGCCTGCCACGGCCCCCAGTCGGAATCCGACCCCCGCCTCGGAGCCGGATCTGTGACCGATACCGCTGCGGAGAGTCCGGCACCCGGCGGCCACGGCTACGCCAAGCAAAAGGACGCGCACATCAAGCGACTGCGCCGCATCGAGGGCCAGATCCGCGGCCTCCAGCGCATGCTCGAAGAAGACGTCTACTGCATCGACATACTCACCCAGGTCTCGGCGAGCACGAAGGGCCTGCAGTCCTTCGGCCTGCAACTGCTGGAGGAGCACCTGCGGCACTGCGTCGCCGACGCGGCCGCCAAGGGCCCGGACGCCATCGACGCCAAGGTCCAGGAGGCGACCAAGGCCATCGAGCGGATGCTGCGGAGCTGA
- a CDS encoding phosphatase PAP2 family protein, whose amino-acid sequence MAGLAFEGPNPDVDVLDGINGLAKDAPQWVNRAMEFIGEYGIIAALGVLCLIAWWVARRRPERGPAAIAGLVWAPLAAGLALLANIPIRGFVERPRPFKDHAGLAVLIPGKSDFSFVSDHATLTMAVGVGLFIAHRRFGLIGIGLALLEGFCRVYMGVHYPTDVIGGFALGTAVALLLAPLAQALLVPLTTAIERSPLAWLVRAGGRSTERAADGRDAEPGPMMAAEPALRHHERDKDLAA is encoded by the coding sequence ATGGCTGGACTCGCATTCGAGGGGCCGAACCCCGATGTCGACGTGCTCGACGGCATCAACGGCCTCGCGAAGGACGCCCCGCAGTGGGTGAACCGCGCGATGGAGTTCATCGGTGAGTACGGCATCATCGCCGCCCTCGGAGTGCTGTGTCTGATCGCCTGGTGGGTCGCCCGCCGTCGGCCCGAGCGAGGGCCGGCCGCGATCGCCGGACTGGTCTGGGCGCCGCTGGCCGCCGGGTTGGCGCTGCTGGCCAACATCCCGATCCGCGGGTTCGTCGAGCGCCCCCGGCCGTTCAAGGACCACGCCGGGCTCGCGGTGCTGATCCCCGGCAAGAGCGACTTCTCGTTCGTCAGCGACCACGCCACGCTCACCATGGCCGTCGGCGTCGGCCTGTTCATCGCGCACCGCCGGTTCGGCCTGATCGGGATCGGGCTGGCGCTGCTGGAGGGCTTCTGTCGGGTCTACATGGGCGTGCACTACCCGACGGACGTGATTGGCGGGTTCGCCCTCGGCACGGCCGTCGCGCTGCTGCTGGCGCCGCTCGCGCAGGCGCTGCTGGTGCCGCTGACGACGGCGATCGAGCGGTCGCCGCTGGCCTGGCTGGTCCGGGCCGGGGGCCGGTCGACGGAGCGGGCGGCGGACGGCCGCGACGCCGAGCCCGGCCCGATGATGGCCGCCGAGCCGGCGCTGCGCCACCACGAGCGGGACAAGGACCTGGCGGCCTGA
- the pstS gene encoding phosphate ABC transporter substrate-binding protein PstS: MKLQRKNRVRALAVGALAVSGALALTACGSDNTSGGSGGSGSSAKAANIKCEGKGKLLASGSSAQKNAMDVWVQNYSGACQGTEINYQPTGSGAGVTTFLQGQTAFAGSDSALKPEEITKSKALCKGGQAIDLPMVGGPIAVGYNVPGVDNLVLDAPTLAKIFDSQITNWNDAAIKKLNPGAKLPDLKIQAFHRSDDSGTTDNFTKYLKAASGGAWKHEPGKKWEGTGGQAASGSAGVSSQVKQTSGAISYFELSYATSGKIPTVKINTGAKVPVEATVDNASKAISEAQPAGQGANDLALKLNYATKAEGAYPITLVTYEIACDKGNKAETLPAAKSFLTYVSSKDGQDALKALGYAPLPTEIADKVRKTVATLS; the protein is encoded by the coding sequence GTGAAGCTTCAGCGCAAGAACCGGGTTCGCGCCCTCGCCGTTGGCGCTCTCGCCGTCTCCGGTGCCCTGGCCCTGACCGCGTGCGGCTCCGACAACACCAGCGGCGGCAGTGGCGGCAGCGGCAGCTCCGCCAAGGCGGCCAACATCAAGTGCGAGGGCAAGGGCAAGCTGCTCGCCTCCGGCTCGTCGGCGCAGAAGAACGCCATGGACGTCTGGGTGCAGAACTACTCGGGCGCCTGCCAGGGCACCGAGATCAACTACCAGCCCACCGGCTCCGGTGCCGGCGTCACCACCTTCCTCCAGGGCCAGACCGCGTTCGCCGGTTCCGACTCGGCGCTCAAGCCCGAGGAGATCACCAAGTCCAAGGCGCTCTGCAAGGGCGGCCAGGCGATCGACCTGCCGATGGTCGGCGGCCCGATCGCGGTCGGCTACAACGTCCCGGGCGTGGACAACCTGGTGCTCGACGCGCCGACCCTGGCGAAGATCTTCGACTCGCAGATCACCAACTGGAACGACGCCGCGATCAAGAAGCTCAACCCGGGTGCCAAGCTCCCCGACCTGAAGATCCAGGCGTTCCACCGCTCCGACGACTCGGGCACCACCGACAACTTCACCAAGTACCTCAAGGCCGCCTCCGGCGGTGCCTGGAAGCACGAGCCGGGCAAGAAGTGGGAGGGCACCGGCGGCCAGGCGGCGTCCGGCTCGGCCGGCGTCTCCTCGCAGGTCAAGCAGACCAGCGGCGCGATCTCCTACTTCGAGCTGTCGTACGCCACCTCCGGCAAGATCCCGACGGTCAAGATCAACACCGGCGCCAAGGTCCCGGTCGAGGCCACCGTCGACAACGCCTCCAAGGCGATCTCCGAGGCCCAGCCGGCCGGCCAGGGCGCCAACGACCTGGCGCTGAAGCTCAACTACGCCACCAAGGCCGAGGGCGCGTACCCGATCACCCTGGTGACCTACGAGATCGCCTGCGACAAGGGCAACAAGGCCGAGACCCTGCCGGCTGCCAAGTCCTTCCTCACCTACGTCTCCAGCAAGGACGGCCAGGACGCCCTCAAGGCCCTCGGCTACGCCCCGCTCCCGACCGAGATCGCCGACAAGGTCCGCAAGACCGTCGCGACGCTCTCCTGA